The Peribacillus simplex genome contains a region encoding:
- a CDS encoding DUF6366 family protein has product MSEDKETPERRREKLRQEELKRNPFSSVHGGGLADLVGSLGWKGTGTLILVIIIGFIFVSLFLK; this is encoded by the coding sequence ATGAGTGAAGATAAAGAAACTCCTGAAAGAAGAAGAGAAAAATTAAGACAAGAAGAATTAAAAAGAAATCCTTTTAGCAGTGTTCACGGTGGAGGTCTTGCTGATTTAGTTGGTAGCTTAGGTTGGAAAGGTACGGGAACTCTTATTCTTGTAATCATAATTGGCTTTATTTTTGTATCACTCTTCTTAAAGTAA
- a CDS encoding IS110 family transposase, whose translation MNPVVGLDVAKGESQVQAFLDQSKPYGKSFSMKHTKEELDQFLDFLKEVEEVAGQMPMVILESTGHYHSPVIQYLEEQGILYILLNPIISYQAKKSSLRKVKTDAIDAYQLCVLYYKEDFEPHKIRGIQLLDLRNLSRQQEIVTNMYVEAKLQFHTILDQVFPEYRKVFGDLYSKVSLLMLKEYPTSEAVLTAGESRLAESVIEFCPSRSGEWAWEKAKKIMNSASRNPFQKNVYESHVINLRMYIELLFHYQGHLSDLEDRIVALANEMEEYKIIQSIPGIGEKIAATIISEIGEIDRFNHPKKLVAFAGVDPSVHSSGKFTATINRITKRGSSRLRHSLYLAVLCGIRSSRNKKLKAFYDKKKSEGKPAKVSIVACINKLLHWIYAILSRKETFLDLA comes from the coding sequence ATGAATCCAGTTGTTGGTCTGGATGTGGCAAAAGGAGAGAGCCAAGTACAGGCATTTTTAGACCAATCTAAACCGTATGGGAAGAGCTTTTCAATGAAGCATACCAAGGAGGAATTGGATCAATTTTTAGACTTTCTAAAAGAAGTTGAAGAGGTGGCAGGGCAGATGCCTATGGTCATTTTAGAATCTACAGGGCATTACCATTCTCCCGTTATTCAATACTTGGAGGAACAAGGGATTCTATATATCTTACTAAATCCGATTATTTCTTATCAGGCAAAGAAGTCCAGTTTACGGAAGGTAAAAACAGACGCTATCGATGCGTACCAGTTGTGTGTGCTGTATTACAAGGAGGATTTTGAACCTCATAAAATTAGAGGAATTCAGCTTTTAGACCTTCGTAATTTGTCCAGACAACAGGAAATCGTAACGAATATGTATGTGGAGGCTAAACTTCAGTTTCACACCATTTTAGATCAAGTGTTTCCTGAATACCGGAAGGTTTTTGGGGATCTATATTCGAAGGTTTCTTTATTGATGTTAAAGGAATATCCTACTTCAGAGGCGGTATTAACGGCCGGAGAAAGTAGACTAGCAGAGAGTGTAATAGAGTTCTGTCCTAGCAGATCGGGTGAATGGGCGTGGGAAAAAGCAAAAAAAATAATGAATTCCGCATCTCGAAATCCATTTCAAAAAAACGTGTATGAAAGTCACGTAATCAATCTTCGTATGTATATTGAGTTGCTTTTTCATTACCAGGGACACCTTTCTGATTTGGAAGATCGTATAGTGGCCCTGGCAAATGAAATGGAAGAATATAAGATCATCCAATCGATTCCCGGTATCGGAGAAAAAATCGCAGCCACGATTATCTCAGAAATTGGTGAAATCGATCGGTTTAATCATCCGAAAAAACTGGTTGCCTTCGCTGGAGTGGATCCAAGTGTTCACTCATCGGGTAAGTTTACGGCAACCATTAATCGTATTACCAAAAGGGGTTCGAGCAGACTACGTCACTCTCTGTATCTTGCCGTACTATGCGGCATAAGAAGTTCAAGGAACAAAAAGCTTAAAGCCTTCTATGATAAGAAAAAATCAGAAGGAAAACCTGCCAAAGTGTCAATCGTTGCCTGTATAAATAAGTTACTTCATTGGATTTATGCTATATTAAGCAGAAAAGAAACGTTCCTAGATTTAGCCTAA